The genomic interval TCAATCACAAACTGCGTACTTTTGCCACCATACTAAGAATAAATTATGGAAGGTTTTGGTCTATTAGTCTGGTTTTTCTATCTGGTACTATTCCTGATCGTTGGAGGAATAACCTTCTCTCTTGTCTATCTGGGAATGATGTTCTTTGTGCTGGGCAGGCAGAAAAAAGCAGATACCAGCAGACAGGCAAAAGCAGCTATTCTACTAAAAGTTTTGTTGATTTCGCTGCCAATAACTGCATTGATATTGTTCCTCATATTTAAATTGAGCGCCTAACCGTTCCTCAATACACAAACACTTAAAATGAAAATAGCCCTCGCATCCCCACCCATTCCTTCCTCGCTGAAAGAAGGCCTTGCTTCGTTGGAAAAATATACACGCGAAGCGGCAGAACATGGCGCGAGGATCCTTTGCTTCCCCGAATCATTTCTGCCGGGTTATCCGGGTATGGGTTATTTGGCCCATGACCAGCATCCGGATCGATTGCAGGAAGCCCGGGACCTTGCCTGCCGGATCGCCAAAGAAAATAATATCAACCTGATCGTTCCGATGGATTGGCACGAAGACGGAAAATTCCTGAACCTGGCCTTTGTGATCTCCTCCACGGGCGAGATCCTGGGTGCGCAAACCAAGAACCAACTCGATCCCTCGGAAGACAATATCTGGTCACCCGGCACCAACCGGCATGTTTTTGAGGTAGAGGGCCTGCGCTTTGGCATCGTCATCTGTCATGAAGGTTTCCGGTATCCTGAATTGGTGCGCTGGGCCGCCCGACAAGGCGCACAATTGGTCTTTCACCCCCATTTTGCCGGCAGCGACACCGAAGGACGCGAAATTAAAACCTGGGGCGATCCTGCAAGTCCCTATTACGAAAAGGCCATGATGATGCGGGCGCTGGAAAACACGATCTATTTTGCCAGTGCCAATTTCGCGTCGCGGTTTACCGAGTCAGCCAGCTCGATTATCGCCCCCGATGGGCGATGTATAGTACATGGTGAGTATGGTAAAGCCGGGATCACCATGGCAGAAATCGATCTTTCGTTGGCAACGGGTTTGCTGGCTAAGCGGTGGAAGGGCGTGTAGGAGGAATTCACCCCCTACCTTTGTCCCATGTTCCTCCTGCTTGCCGGTATCGCCATTTTTCTCCTGGGCATGCGAATGCTCGAGGAATCCCTGCACCAGCTTACTGGCCGGTCATTCAAACTCTTTTTACGAAAACATACCGCCTCTCCGCTTAAAGCCATTGGAAGCGGAGCCTTGGTCACCACGGTGATGCAAAGCAGCAGTATCGTCAACATGCTGGTGCTTGCCTTTGTTGGGGCCGGTGTACTTCAACTCTCCAACGCCCTGGCCATTTCCATTGGGGCTAACCTGGGATCCACGGCTGCCAACTGGGTGATCGTCACCATTGGTTTTAAAATGAACCTTGAAACCATCGCCTATCCCCTGGCTGGTGTGGCAGGTATCCTGTATGCGCTGGCCCCTGCCGAATCAAAAACAGCTCGCTGGAGCCGGATGGTCTTTGGTTTTGGTTTCCTTTTTATTGGATTGGGAATGATCCGTTCGGGAATGGAAAACTCCATGCAAAAGATCGACTGGGCCCTTTTTGATCAATATCCCTCGATCGTGTACTTACTGGTTGGTTTTCTCATCACCGTCATTCTGCAATCCAGTTCAGCCACGATGGCCATCGTGCTGAGCGCTCTGGCTGCGGGAGCTTTTGGGTTTGAAATTGCCATGGCAGTGGTGTTAGGTGGTGAGATCGGAACAACCATCAAACTCCTGATCGCTTCGATCGGTGGCAGTGCGGTGAAAAAACGACTGGCCCTCGGAAATTTCCTGTACAATACCTCTCTTTCTTTCCTCTTTCTCCTGGTGCTCACTCCTTCTGCCCATTTGATCACAGATACGCTCGGGGTAAAAGACTCGTTGATCGGACTCGTTATCTTTCAAACAGGTGTCAATTTCTTTGGGATCATTCTCTTTTTACCCTTGCTCTCCGCTTTTGGCCGTTTTCTGGAAAAAAGGTTTACGCATACCAAAGAAGAAACCCTGTTCATTCAAAAATCCGGACTTTCCGATCCCGATATTGCCATCGAGGCGCTGACAAAAGAACTTCATCATTTCCTACTCGAGGCAATTGCCTTCACCCGTTCCATGGCCGAATTGCCCCGCGATCCCCGGATCGATCAATGGTTTCCCCCAGGCCATGACCGCAAGGCTGCCGTACAACACTATGATGAATTGAAACACCTGCATGGAGAAATTCAGTCCTTTCAGGTACAATTGCAAAAAGTAGTTACTGTAAAAAATGGAAATGCCGAAAAGCTGGAGCGGTACATCATTGTCAACCGCAATACCATGTATGCCACTAAAAGCATTAAGGATGCGGCCTTGGATATGGAACAATTACGTAATTCCTCCAATGATATCAAATTTGAATTCTACCAGCGCACCATTGGCCAGGCCGATGCCTATTGCCGGGAAATGACCGACCTGCTATTGGGTGAGAAAAAAGAACCTGCCTTTGATTCCCTGGTCGCCCTGTATAAGAGTATCACCAAGGGTTACTCGGTCATTCTTCAAAGTTTGTACAAGGATCATTTGTTTGAGCACCTCAATGAGATCGAGATCTCTACCCTGATCAATTTTCACCGGGAAATGTACACGGGGTATAAGTCCTTTATCTATGCATTGAAAGACCTGTTACTGGAAGAAAAAGAATCCCGGTACTTTGAGGAGTTACCGGGGTTTATTCGGTGAAGGTGGGCGGAGGACAGATGACAGATGACAGATGACGGAGGACAGATGTTGGATGTTGGATGATGGATGTTGGATGACAGATGGCGGAGGTTTGTTGTGCGAGACCAGAGGTCTCGCACGATTATCTTGTCGCCTCTGCCTTCCAACATCCAACATCCAACATCCAACATCATCTCTCCCCCCAAACCTATTTCTTCGGACAAGTATTCAATCCCACCAAAGTATATAAAGGGCAGAAACTAACGAGGCTGGTCAATACAAAAACACCACCCAGGATCACGAGAACCAGTCCCAGTGTACCTGTAACAATCCCACCAAAATAGAGATATGCAAATACAGCAGCAATGATGATACGTAATATGCGGTCGATATTACCCATGTTCTTTTTCATAATAATTTGATTTAGCCGTTGAGATAATTTGATTTACAGGGTAAAAGTAGTTCGGGTGAGACCCTTAAACAGGTGACCGCCGTCACCCGCATCAAAAACAGCGGCTTATAATCCGGAAATTCGTTGATTCTCAGGCCAAAGTATCTCGATTCCGCCTTCTACTTGTTTGACCTTGCCTTCCTGTTCCAGCCTTTTGATCACCCGTGTTACGACCTCCCGGGCGGTTCCCAGTTCAGCAGCAATCTGTTTGTGCTTCAAGGCCAGGACCTTT from Chitinophagales bacterium carries:
- a CDS encoding DUF2892 domain-containing protein — its product is MKKNMGNIDRILRIIIAAVFAYLYFGGIVTGTLGLVLVILGGVFVLTSLVSFCPLYTLVGLNTCPKK
- a CDS encoding carbon-nitrogen hydrolase family protein, with translation MKIALASPPIPSSLKEGLASLEKYTREAAEHGARILCFPESFLPGYPGMGYLAHDQHPDRLQEARDLACRIAKENNINLIVPMDWHEDGKFLNLAFVISSTGEILGAQTKNQLDPSEDNIWSPGTNRHVFEVEGLRFGIVICHEGFRYPELVRWAARQGAQLVFHPHFAGSDTEGREIKTWGDPASPYYEKAMMMRALENTIYFASANFASRFTESASSIIAPDGRCIVHGEYGKAGITMAEIDLSLATGLLAKRWKGV
- a CDS encoding Na/Pi cotransporter family protein codes for the protein MFLLLAGIAIFLLGMRMLEESLHQLTGRSFKLFLRKHTASPLKAIGSGALVTTVMQSSSIVNMLVLAFVGAGVLQLSNALAISIGANLGSTAANWVIVTIGFKMNLETIAYPLAGVAGILYALAPAESKTARWSRMVFGFGFLFIGLGMIRSGMENSMQKIDWALFDQYPSIVYLLVGFLITVILQSSSATMAIVLSALAAGAFGFEIAMAVVLGGEIGTTIKLLIASIGGSAVKKRLALGNFLYNTSLSFLFLLVLTPSAHLITDTLGVKDSLIGLVIFQTGVNFFGIILFLPLLSAFGRFLEKRFTHTKEETLFIQKSGLSDPDIAIEALTKELHHFLLEAIAFTRSMAELPRDPRIDQWFPPGHDRKAAVQHYDELKHLHGEIQSFQVQLQKVVTVKNGNAEKLERYIIVNRNTMYATKSIKDAALDMEQLRNSSNDIKFEFYQRTIGQADAYCREMTDLLLGEKKEPAFDSLVALYKSITKGYSVILQSLYKDHLFEHLNEIEISTLINFHREMYTGYKSFIYALKDLLLEEKESRYFEELPGFIR